Proteins encoded by one window of Rhizobium sp. NLR16a:
- a CDS encoding DUF1127 domain-containing protein yields the protein MNVARSFNNWRKYRQTVAELGRMSTRELDDLGIGRGEIRTIARAAIAR from the coding sequence ATGAACGTAGCACGCTCTTTCAACAACTGGCGCAAGTACCGTCAGACGGTCGCTGAACTGGGCCGTATGTCGACGCGCGAACTGGACGACCTCGGCATCGGCCGCGGCGAAATCCGCACCATCGCCCGTGCGGCCATCGCCCGCTAA
- the kduD gene encoding 2-dehydro-3-deoxy-D-gluconate 5-dehydrogenase KduD: protein MSTVANPFDLSGRTAVVTGANTGIGQAIAAALAEAGAAIVAVGRSSMEETEALVKQAGSRFHVIKADLGTIEPVKGIVAETIQTFGGLDILVNNAGIIRRADALDFTEEDWDAVIDVNLKTAFFLSQAAGRHMVGKGRGKIINIASLLSFQGGIRIPSYTASKSGLAGLTKLLACEWAGKGVNVNAIAPGYFVTNNTTALREDPDRNAAIVARIPAGRWGTPSELGGAAVFLASPASDYVHGTVLPVDGGWLAR from the coding sequence GTGAGCACCGTGGCAAATCCCTTCGACCTCTCCGGCCGGACCGCCGTCGTCACCGGCGCCAATACCGGGATCGGCCAGGCGATCGCTGCGGCGTTGGCCGAGGCCGGTGCGGCGATCGTCGCCGTTGGGCGCTCCTCGATGGAGGAAACCGAGGCGCTGGTGAAGCAGGCCGGAAGCCGCTTCCATGTCATCAAGGCCGATCTTGGCACCATCGAACCGGTCAAGGGGATCGTCGCCGAGACGATCCAGACCTTCGGCGGCCTCGACATTCTCGTCAACAACGCCGGCATCATCCGCCGTGCCGATGCGCTCGACTTCACCGAGGAAGATTGGGACGCGGTGATCGACGTCAATCTGAAGACGGCCTTCTTCCTGTCGCAGGCGGCTGGCCGCCATATGGTCGGGAAGGGCAGGGGCAAGATCATCAACATCGCGTCGCTGCTCTCCTTCCAGGGCGGCATTCGCATCCCGTCCTATACCGCCTCGAAAAGCGGGCTTGCCGGACTGACGAAGCTGCTCGCTTGCGAATGGGCCGGCAAGGGCGTCAACGTCAACGCCATCGCCCCCGGTTACTTCGTCACCAACAACACGACGGCGCTGCGTGAGGATCCCGATCGCAACGCCGCCATCGTGGCCCGTATTCCGGCGGGACGCTGGGGAACGCCGTCCGAACTTGGAGGTGCCGCCGTGTTCCTGGCATCGCCTGCATCCGATTACGTGCACGGGACGGTGCTGCCCGTCGACGGCGGCTGGCTGGCGCGGTAA
- the kduI gene encoding 5-dehydro-4-deoxy-D-glucuronate isomerase, whose protein sequence is MQIDVRHASHPEAVREYDTEALRRHFLVETVFAGGEIRLTYSHYDRMVIGGATPLGVALTLTAPTAIGQETFLAERELGTLNIGGAGRIIVDGTSYDLAKYDCLYAGKGAKDIRFESLDAANPAKFYLVSTPAHQTHPTVLLTREKARHLTPGEAATANKRSIYQFIHPEVCQSCQLTLGFTMIEPGSVWNTMPAHTHDRRMEAYLYFDLESDQRVFHFMGEPQQTRHMLVANEQAVISPPWSIHSGAGTKNYSFIWAMAGDNKSFTDMDHIAIADLR, encoded by the coding sequence ATGCAGATCGACGTGAGGCACGCCTCCCATCCTGAGGCCGTGCGCGAATACGACACCGAAGCGCTGCGGCGTCACTTTCTGGTCGAGACCGTTTTCGCAGGCGGCGAGATCCGGCTGACATATTCCCATTACGACCGGATGGTCATCGGCGGCGCCACGCCGCTCGGTGTCGCGCTGACGCTGACGGCGCCGACGGCGATCGGACAGGAAACCTTCCTCGCCGAGCGTGAACTCGGAACCTTGAACATCGGCGGCGCCGGCCGCATCATCGTCGACGGCACGAGCTACGACCTTGCCAAATATGATTGCCTCTATGCCGGCAAGGGCGCCAAGGACATCCGGTTCGAAAGCCTGGATGCCGCCAATCCGGCGAAATTCTATCTGGTCTCGACGCCGGCCCATCAAACGCACCCGACCGTGCTGCTCACCCGCGAAAAGGCTCGTCACCTGACGCCCGGCGAAGCCGCGACGGCCAACAAGCGCTCGATTTACCAGTTCATCCACCCGGAAGTCTGCCAGTCGTGCCAACTCACCCTGGGCTTCACCATGATCGAGCCGGGCAGCGTCTGGAATACCATGCCGGCCCATACGCATGACCGGCGCATGGAAGCCTATCTCTATTTCGATCTCGAATCCGACCAGCGTGTCTTCCACTTCATGGGCGAGCCGCAACAGACCCGGCATATGCTGGTCGCCAACGAGCAGGCGGTCATCTCGCCGCCCTGGTCGATCCATTCGGGCGCCGGCACCAAGAATTACAGCTTCATCTGGGCGATGGCCGGCGACAACAAGAGCTTTACCGACATGGATCATATCGCCATCGCGGATCTGAGGTGA
- a CDS encoding 3'-5' exonuclease — translation MSVHRDSQLDMFAKPSPAMAEARGPARRRPSPPAARCDEDMARALEESGNYRILRKLAARPVAAARQPQFSRLGVILDTETTGLNYRSDEIIEIGAVAFTFNDDGAVGDVVGIYGGLQQPSRPIPPDITRLTGITDAMVEGQMIDMPSLSALIEPADLIIAHNAGFDRPFCEAFSPIFTGKAWACSVSEIDWSARGFEGTKLGYLVGQAGYFHEGHRAVDDCHALLEILDRQQGDGESPFAELYRASQRCRVRIFAEHSPFEMKDHLKARGYRWSDGSDGRLKSWWIEVGEDDLGDELSYLRSEIYRWKEADPPLVRLTAFDRFKA, via the coding sequence ATGAGCGTGCACAGAGATTCGCAACTCGACATGTTTGCCAAGCCATCGCCCGCAATGGCCGAGGCACGCGGCCCGGCGCGCCGGCGGCCGTCACCGCCGGCGGCCCGCTGCGATGAAGACATGGCGCGCGCGCTCGAGGAGAGCGGCAATTATCGCATCCTGAGGAAACTTGCCGCCCGGCCGGTCGCGGCAGCGAGACAGCCGCAGTTTTCGCGGCTCGGCGTCATCCTCGATACCGAGACGACGGGCCTCAACTACCGCAGCGATGAAATCATCGAAATCGGCGCCGTCGCCTTCACCTTCAACGATGACGGCGCGGTCGGCGATGTGGTCGGCATCTATGGCGGTCTGCAGCAGCCGTCCAGGCCGATCCCGCCCGACATCACCAGGCTGACCGGCATTACCGATGCCATGGTCGAAGGACAGATGATCGACATGCCGTCGCTGAGTGCACTGATCGAACCGGCGGACCTCATCATTGCCCATAATGCCGGGTTCGACCGGCCGTTCTGCGAGGCCTTCTCACCCATCTTCACCGGCAAGGCCTGGGCGTGCTCGGTTTCGGAGATCGACTGGAGCGCCCGCGGCTTCGAGGGCACCAAGCTCGGTTACCTCGTCGGCCAGGCCGGCTATTTCCATGAAGGCCACCGCGCGGTGGACGACTGCCACGCACTCCTGGAGATCCTGGATCGACAGCAGGGCGACGGTGAAAGCCCCTTCGCCGAGCTGTACCGCGCCAGCCAACGCTGCCGCGTCCGCATCTTTGCCGAACACAGCCCGTTCGAGATGAAGGACCACCTGAAGGCAAGGGGCTACCGCTGGTCTGATGGAAGCGATGGCCGCCTGAAATCCTGGTGGATCGAAGTCGGCGAGGACGATCTCGGCGACGAGCTTTCCTATCTGCGTTCGGAAATCTATCGGTGGAAGGAGGCCGATCCGCCGCTCGTCCGGCTGACGGCCTTCGATCGCTTCAAAGCCTGA